The proteins below are encoded in one region of Scophthalmus maximus strain ysfricsl-2021 chromosome 4, ASM2237912v1, whole genome shotgun sequence:
- the styx gene encoding serine/threonine/tyrosine-interacting protein isoform X3, with amino-acid sequence MDEDNKLQFPSLPATKEELLDWAYPMRREMQEILPGFFLGPYSAAMKSKLPILERQGITHIVCVRQDIEANFIKPNFPHTFRYLVLDIADNPVENIIRFFPTTKEFIDSCLATGGKVLVHGNAGISRSAALVIAYLMETFGMKYRDAFSHVQERRFCINPNVGFVHQLQEYEAIYLAKLTIKMMSPMQLGRSFSLQAGMPGSRKRSLEEDEDFGAMQVTAAQNG; translated from the exons ATGGACGAGGACAACAAACTCCAGTTCCCGTCTCTGCCCGCCaccaaggaggagctgctg GACTGGGCGTATCCGATGAGACGAGAAATGCAG GAGATATTACCGGGATTTTTTTTAGGTCCCTACTCTGCTGCAATGAAAAGCAag CTGCCAATTCTCGAGAGACAGGGCATAACGCATATTGTGTGTGTCCGCCAAGACATTGAAGCCAATTTTATCAAACCTAATTTCCCTCATACATTTAG ATACCTTGTATTAGATATTGCTGACAATCCAGTGGAAAATATAATACGATTCTTCCCTACG ACTAAGGAATTTATCGATAGCTGCTTAGCAACAGGAG GAAAGGTACTTGTTCATGGTAATGCAGGGATATCAAGAAG TGCCGCCTTAGTGATTGCATACCTTATGGAAACTTTTGGGATGAAATACAG GGATGCATTCAGCCACGTCCAGGAGAGGAGGTTCTGCATCAACCCCAATGTGGGCTTTGTGCATCAGCTACAG GAGTACGAAGCGATCTACTTGGCCAAATTGACCATTAAAATGATGTCGCCGATGCAGTTGGGCAGGTCATTCTCCTTACAAGCTGGGATGCCAG GAAGTCGCAAGCGCAGcctggaggaagacgaagacTTTGGAGCAATGCaggtcacagcagcacagaacgGATGA
- the gnpnat1 gene encoding glucosamine 6-phosphate N-acetyltransferase: MLLDETPLFEPSLLQELDWNGNTVSFSPPISPSSPGEGLVLRPLRMADFSRGFFKVLSQLTQTGDVTPEQFTKKFEHMKDTGDYYVVVVEDTNLGQIVATATLITEHKFIHSCAKRGRVEEVVVSDVCRGKQLGKLLVSTLTLLSKKLNCYKITLECAPKNVAFYQKFGYGASEETYMQCRFLD; this comes from the exons ATGCTGCTGGACGAAACTCCGCTGTTTGAGCCCTCTCTGCTTCAGGAGCTGGACTGGAATGGCAACACTGTGTCTTTCTCTCCGCCCATCTCCCCATCCAGCCCAGGAGAAGGCCTGGTGCTGAGGCCGCTGCGTATGGCCGACTTCAGTAGAG GATTCTTCAAGGTTTTATCTCAACTAACGCAGACAGGGGATGTCACACCAGAGCAGTTCACGA AAAAGTTTGAGCATATGAAGGATACGGGGGACTACTAtgttgtggtggtggaggaCACAAATCTGGGACAGATTGTTGCTACCGCCACATTGATCACAGAACACAAATTCATCCACTCCTGTGCCAAG agAGGCCGGGTGGAGGAGGTAGTAGTCAGTGACGTGTGCAGAGGGAAGCAGCTGGGCAAACT GTTAGTTTCAACTCTTACTCTTCTCAGCAAAAAACTGAATTGCTATAAAATCACACTGGAATGTGCACCCAAAAATGTAGCTTTCTACCAAAAGTTTGGCTACGGTGCTTCAGAAGAGACCTACATGCAGTGTCGATTCCTTGACTGA
- the styx gene encoding serine/threonine/tyrosine-interacting protein isoform X2, giving the protein MSQSTRDNVVHFQEILPGFFLGPYSAAMKSKLPILERQGITHIVCVRQDIEANFIKPNFPHTFRYLVLDIADNPVENIIRFFPTTKEFIDSCLATGGKVLVHGNAGISRSAALVIAYLMETFGMKYRDAFSHVQERRFCINPNVGFVHQLQEYEAIYLAKLTIKMMSPMQLGRSFSLQAGMPGSRKRSLEEDEDFGAMQTTRRGQSAKGKVARMLPSGGHEKRKS; this is encoded by the exons ATGTCTCAGTCGACCAGAGATAATGTAGTTCACTTCCAG GAGATATTACCGGGATTTTTTTTAGGTCCCTACTCTGCTGCAATGAAAAGCAag CTGCCAATTCTCGAGAGACAGGGCATAACGCATATTGTGTGTGTCCGCCAAGACATTGAAGCCAATTTTATCAAACCTAATTTCCCTCATACATTTAG ATACCTTGTATTAGATATTGCTGACAATCCAGTGGAAAATATAATACGATTCTTCCCTACG ACTAAGGAATTTATCGATAGCTGCTTAGCAACAGGAG GAAAGGTACTTGTTCATGGTAATGCAGGGATATCAAGAAG TGCCGCCTTAGTGATTGCATACCTTATGGAAACTTTTGGGATGAAATACAG GGATGCATTCAGCCACGTCCAGGAGAGGAGGTTCTGCATCAACCCCAATGTGGGCTTTGTGCATCAGCTACAG GAGTACGAAGCGATCTACTTGGCCAAATTGACCATTAAAATGATGTCGCCGATGCAGTTGGGCAGGTCATTCTCCTTACAAGCTGGGATGCCAG GAAGTCGCAAGCGCAGcctggaggaagacgaagacTTTGGAGCAATGCag ACGACCAGAAGGGGGCAGTCGGCAAAAGGGAAAGTAGCCAGGATGTTGCCCAGTGGAGGAcacgagaagaggaagagctaA
- the styx gene encoding serine/threonine/tyrosine-interacting protein isoform X1 has translation MDEDNKLQFPSLPATKEELLDWAYPMRREMQEILPGFFLGPYSAAMKSKLPILERQGITHIVCVRQDIEANFIKPNFPHTFRYLVLDIADNPVENIIRFFPTTKEFIDSCLATGGKVLVHGNAGISRSAALVIAYLMETFGMKYRDAFSHVQERRFCINPNVGFVHQLQEYEAIYLAKLTIKMMSPMQLGRSFSLQAGMPGSRKRSLEEDEDFGAMQTTRRGQSAKGKVARMLPSGGHEKRKS, from the exons ATGGACGAGGACAACAAACTCCAGTTCCCGTCTCTGCCCGCCaccaaggaggagctgctg GACTGGGCGTATCCGATGAGACGAGAAATGCAG GAGATATTACCGGGATTTTTTTTAGGTCCCTACTCTGCTGCAATGAAAAGCAag CTGCCAATTCTCGAGAGACAGGGCATAACGCATATTGTGTGTGTCCGCCAAGACATTGAAGCCAATTTTATCAAACCTAATTTCCCTCATACATTTAG ATACCTTGTATTAGATATTGCTGACAATCCAGTGGAAAATATAATACGATTCTTCCCTACG ACTAAGGAATTTATCGATAGCTGCTTAGCAACAGGAG GAAAGGTACTTGTTCATGGTAATGCAGGGATATCAAGAAG TGCCGCCTTAGTGATTGCATACCTTATGGAAACTTTTGGGATGAAATACAG GGATGCATTCAGCCACGTCCAGGAGAGGAGGTTCTGCATCAACCCCAATGTGGGCTTTGTGCATCAGCTACAG GAGTACGAAGCGATCTACTTGGCCAAATTGACCATTAAAATGATGTCGCCGATGCAGTTGGGCAGGTCATTCTCCTTACAAGCTGGGATGCCAG GAAGTCGCAAGCGCAGcctggaggaagacgaagacTTTGGAGCAATGCag ACGACCAGAAGGGGGCAGTCGGCAAAAGGGAAAGTAGCCAGGATGTTGCCCAGTGGAGGAcacgagaagaggaagagctaA